From a region of the Lactuca sativa cultivar Salinas chromosome 4, Lsat_Salinas_v11, whole genome shotgun sequence genome:
- the LOC111882479 gene encoding ribonucleoside-diphosphate reductase large subunit gives MYVVKRDGRQETVHFDKITARLKKLSYGLSIEHCDPVLVSQKVCAGVYKGVTTSQLDELAAETAAALTANHPDYASLAARIVVSNLHKNTKKSFSETIKDMYSHISDRSGQKAPLIADDVYEIIMKHAAKLDSEIIYDRDFDYDYFGFKTLERSYLLKIEGNVVERPQHMLMRVAVGIHKEDIDSVIKTYHLMSQRWFTHASPTLFNAGTPRPQLSSCFLICMKDDSIEGIYDTLKECAVISKSAGGIGVSVHNIRATGSYIRGTNGTSNGIIPMLRVFNDTARYVDQGGGKRKGAFAVYLEPWHADIFEFLDLRKNHGKEEQRARDLFYALWVPDLFMERVQSNGTWSLFCPNEAPGLADCWGKDFENLYTQYERQGKAKKVVQAQNLWFEVLKSQIETGTPYMLFKDSCNRKSNQQNLGTIKSSNLCTEIIEYTSPTETAVCNLASIALPRYVREKGVPAESQPSKLVGSKGSGNRYFDFDKLAEIVSVVTINLNKIIDVNYYPVETAKRSNLRHRPIGIGVQGLADTFILLGMPFDSPEAQQLNKDIFETIYYHALKASSELAAKEGTYETYPGSPVSKGVLQPDMWGVTPSDLWDWNALRGMIEKNGIRNSLLVAPMPTASTSQILGNNECFEPYTSNIYSRRVLSGEFVVVNKHLLYDLTEMGLWSPTLKNQIIYEDGSVQKITEIPDNLKAIYKTVWEIKQRTLVDMAVDRGCYIDQSQSLNIHMDQPNFGKLTSLHFHAWSKGLKTGMYYLRSRAAADAIKFTVDTSILKENIKATTGEEDDNTKMSQMVCSLMNREECMACGS, from the exons ATGTATGTGGTGAAGAGAGATGGGCGTCAAGAGACTGTGCATTTTGATAAAATCACTGCGCGATTGAAGAAGCTCAGTTATGGACTCAGCATTGAGCACTGTGATCCGGTGCTTGTTTCCCAGAAGGTGTGTGCTGGTGTTTACAAGGGTGTTACGACCAGCCAGCTTGATGAACTTGCCGCGGAAACCGCCGCTGCTCTAACTGCCAACCATCCCGACTATGCTTCC TTGGCTGCAAGGATCGTTGTTTCAAATCTGCACAAGAACACTAAGAAATCATTTTCTGAAAC GATCAAAGATATGTACTCTCATATCAGTGACAGATCTGGGCAGAAGGCTCCTCTTATTGCTGACGATGTTTATGAAATCATCATGAAG caTGCTGCAAAGTTAGACAGTGAGATTATCTATGATCGGGACTTTGACTATGATTATTTTGGATTCAAAACCCTTGAAAGGTCTTATCTCTTAAAGATAGAAGGAAATGTTGTGGAAAGGCCTCAACATATGCTGATGAGAGTTGCAGTTGGGATTCATAAAGAAGACATTGATTCTGTAATCAAAACATATCATTTAATGTCACAGAGGTGGTTCACTCATGCTTCTCCCACCCTTTTCAATGCTGGAACACCCAGGCCTCAA TTGAGTAGCTGTTTCCTGATATGCATGAAAGATGATAGCATTGAAGGCATCTATGATACTTTAAAAGAATGTGCTGTTATCAGCAAATCAGCAGGGGGTATTGGTGTCTCTGTGCATAATATCAGAGCAACTGGAAGTTACATACGTGGCACAAATGGAACATCTAATGGTATTATTCCAATGTTGCGTGTGTTTAATGACACTGCTCGATATGTTGACCAAGGAGGTGGTAAAAGAAAGGGTGCATTTGCTGTTTATTTGGAACCATGGCATGCTGATATCTTTGAGTTTCTTGATTTGAGGAAAAACCATGGAAAG GAAGAGCAACGTGCTCGTGATTTGTTCTATGCTCTTTGGGTACCTGATCTTTTTATGGAAAGAGTTCAAAGTAATGGAACTTGGTCTTTATTTTGTCCAAATGAGGCTCCAGGTTTAGCTGATTGTTGGGGTAAAGACTTTGAAAACCTCTATACCCAATATGAAAGACAG GGGAAAGCTAAGAAAGTTGTTCAGGCACAGAATCTTTGGTTTGAAGTTTTGAAATCCCAAATTGAAACCGGAACCCCTTACATGCTATTCAAG GATTCCTGTAATAGAAAAAGCAATCAGCAGAATCTTGGAACAATCAAGTCTTCAAATCTGTGTACTGAAATTATTGAGTACACAAGTCCAACAGAAACTGCAGTGTGTAATCTTGCATCCATTGCATTACCAAGATATGTTAGAGAGAAG GGAGTTCCAGCTGAATCTCAACCATCAAAGCTTGTTGGTAGCAAAGGTTCTGGCAACCgatactttgactttgacaaacTAGCTGAG ATTGTATCAGTTGTTACAATAAATCTCAACAAAATCATTGATGTAAACTACTACCCTGTTGAAACTGCAAAAAGGTCAAACTTAAGACACAGGCCTATTGGTATTGGGGTTCAAGGTCTTGCAGATACTTTTATTTTGCTTGGTATGCCATTCGATTCTCCAGAG GCTCAACAACTGAACAAAGACATATTTGAGACAATTTACTACCATGCCCTCAAAGCTTCATCTGAATTAGCTGCAAAAGAAGGCACTTATGAAACATATCCTGGAAGTCCTGTTAGTAAG GGAGTTTTGCAACCAGATATGTGGGGAGTGACACCTTCGGATTTGTGGGATTGGAATGCTCTTCGTGGAATGATAGAGAAGAATGGAATACGCAATTCCCTTCTTGTAGCTCCTATGCCAACTGCTTCAACTAGTCAAATTCTTGGAAACAATGAGTGTTTTGAGCCATACACTTCCAATATCTACAGTCGCAGAGTTTTAAG TGGTGAATTTGTTGTAGTGAACAAACATTTATTATATGATTTGACTGAAATGGGGCTTTGGTCTCCAACTCTCAAGAATCAGATCATTTATGAAGATGGATCTGTTCAGAAAATTACTGAAATCCCTGACAATTTGAAAGCTATTTACAA AACTGTTTGGGAGATCAAGCAGAGGACTTTGGTTGACATGGCAGTTGACCGAGGATGTTACATTGACCAAAGTCAAAGCCTAAACATTCATATGGATCAACCCAACTTTGGAAAACTCACTTCTTTGCATTTTCATGCTTGGTCTAAG GGGCTTAAAACTGGGATGTATTACTTGCGATCAAGGGCTGCAGCTGATGCGATTAAGTTCACTGTGGATACTTCTATTCTCAAG GAAAATATAAAGGCAACAACTGGTGAAGAAGATGATAacacaaaaatgtcacaaatggtgtgttctttgatgaATCGTGAGGAATGCATGGCGTGTGGAAGTTAA